In Vitis vinifera cultivar Pinot Noir 40024 chromosome 4, ASM3070453v1, the genomic window accatttatttatttattttaataattatattttaatatcaaaatatatattttctttctgtaaatgaaaaacaactcagATCCCCTTTTTGTAGGATTTATGCTACAAATGACAATATGCGTTGAATTGGCCAAACATGGAAATGTCCATTTCATAATGCATATCAAATTACCTCCTAGTAACCTACTACACTCTTCTTGTGACGAAAACAAAGTGGTTGGGTCCAATCGGGTGAGGTGTGAGGTGTGTGCCTATGTTTTTTAAATGGCAAGGAGGGAGGGAGTTCGAATTAATGACCTTGCCGCCTCAAATAAAGTCTTCGAGGTGGTTGGGTCTGAATTGAAAAGTCAAAGAAAGCCCAACCATATCTTAAGTCTGTTTTGGATTGAACGCCTTCAAAAACAACATACTCATCACAAGTGTTCTTCCCATCCACAACCCACACCTACCCTCTTCCATAAATCTCTCTTGTATGCAAGTTCAAGCAATCCTGCTGCTGGTTTTTCCGGGCAAGCCATGATTAGAGCTCTAAGTACACGGAGAAGCCACCGCGGGTATGACCAGTTAGGCAAGGAGCAGCCTCTCGTGGGCGCTGAGGAGGCGCAGCTGAAGAGGGTCAAAAGCCTGCCAGCTGGAGTGTTCGGTTCATCCAAAAAATTAGCCCCGGAGTCCACCTCCCAACCCAACCCCCCGTCGAAGCAAACAAAGAAGGCCAGCAAGAGTCACCCTCTGTTTGGCCTCTTCTATGGGCGAAGAAAGGGGAAGACGACAGCCAAGCCAGAATTCTCTCGGTACATAGAGTACGTGAGGGAGGGAGGGGTTTGGGACACGAATTCAAACACGCCTGTAATACATTTCAAGTAACCCTTCCAACAAAAGCTTGGGCATTGGGGTGAGCCGGTGAGGCATAAATCATAAATGGACAGTGTCGCTGGAATTGCCTTGTATTTGACAAATTTAATGAACACTAGCATCAATTTCTAAATAATTGATCCGAGGGTAAGCTTGTTGATGCGTGATTGTCTTTTTGTTTACGCTTTCATGAGCAATTGATTACAATCATCTCCTTTTAGGCTTTTAGATGATGTTTCACGATAAAGCAGAGGATGAATTAGACACCAACTTTACTTTAGAAATGCCATGCATTATGCGTGGGGAAAAtgatgtttgattttgattaatCTCACACAGCGGAGGGTGGGGGACGAAGCTTCCTGCGATGGTCACCTTCCTGATGTTGTCCCCCACTCTCCTACTGATTTTGGAGACTTGCACCACAATGCTTCATCTCATAATTccctttcaaataaaatttaattacgCATATAATGTTATCATGTatttatggaaaaatattatgattttagaTGCTCAGGAAAACTTTTTCTTGGGGCTCACGCCACGGAAATttcaaagaatgaaaaagaaattaacaGGTCGTTGAGGACACCAGCTGCCAACTCTTCTGTTATGAAGTACTCGTCAGAAGCGTGTGTGTTCAAGTCAAATACCCAACATTGAAGCGTTCAATGTAACGGgcaaaacgacgtcgttcctTAAACCTAAATTGCAACTTCATAATGATCGCGACACCCCCGTTTTTTAAAGCAAGGGCAGCATTTCAGCCCAAACGCCAACTCCGCGAAAAGCCCAGATCACCCCGCATTGAGACCATTTCTTCGAGAGAGATGGGAGGGCAATATGGACTTTTCATATGGGAACGATGTGAGTGCCCAAAATGATACGGAGGTGGCGCTATTCGTCTAAAAGCTCTAAGAATAGCAAATAGCGTTTGAAATTCGTGGGGGTGAGAAGCAGAGAGGCGGTCGTTGCCTGGGCTCCTTCCTTTTTTGAAGGCCAGGGAACAGTCCGCAGATCAAATATCATTATGCTTCTTCTCCAAGTCTCTTATTCTTCCCATTAGGGTTTTTGGAACTTCTCCTCTTTTTCCCGGGTAATCTCTTCTGGCCTGTTCGTTTCTTGTTTAATCTTTAATTCTCTctcatttttagtattttttttatatcttagcCCTGTCCTTGGTATGTGAGAATCAGAGGGTTTGTGTTTTTCCCAGCCTGAGGCCACGGAAAACAAACGTTTTTCCTCAACTTAGCTTTGTACGACTGTTTGGCTTGTTCTCCGGTGATACGGGAACACCAAAGAACGTGGGGTTCTgaactttgtttttcttttgttttttccttcccGTTTTCTCGGAGCCGAACGAgcattagggttagggtttagttTGGTGGCAGGAGGTTTTCGTGTTTGGTTTCGACTTTGTCGGAATATGAGATGTGTTTCATCTTTGGTTTCTAGATTTTGGAGTCTGTGGAAGGTTTTTTTAATGTCTGGCCATTGGGGTTTCGGTGGATTGGATACTCTTGTTTTTGCGGTTACCTCTCTGTTCTTGTGGCTCTCTGTTTTGTTGTTGGGGAATGTTAATAGAACTTCCAATTACATACTTTCTTGAGTAAAAAGTATAGGTGCTCTGTTGATTATAATTCGACATATTTTCGAGGTTatggatattattattattttttaaaatactatctGGAGCTCATTTTATGTGAATTTTTTCCTTTGAATCAAACAGACATTTTAGTTTTCGTAGTTTTCACAAGTTCTCTAGAAGTGTGCAAATCCTTTGATCAGATTATAATGGAAATTTCGCCCTTTGAAACAAACAGAGATTTAGGGTTTAGTGATTTTTACACATATACTGAAAAGTGTGCAAATCCTTTGTTGAGATCGTGTTAAGTAAATTCTGTCCCCGGAAACAAAAAATGGTTTAGGTTTTGGTGATTCATATTTTCTAAGAATGTGCAAATCTTTGATGTTGCAGAGCCATGCCAACCTTTACAGCAATTGCGTTAGATAGGTTGTTGGAACCTGGGGCTTCAAAAACAGTCATGAAGTCAGCTTCTGATTTGAAGCCTGTTCCTGATttgaagctggaaaggagaaATAGCACGTCCACAGTGACTACAGAAAACAAACCCCTCTGGTCTCAGATATCCCCAGCCCTCTATGCCACTCCGGAGGCCACCCCGCTTCCTGATTCTCCATCGTCATTCCCTCCATCGCCGTACATCATCAATCACAAGAGGCGAGGGCCACGTCTTATCAAGAGCTTCTCTCAGTATGACGTTCCATCTGGCCAAAAAATTGCTGATGGAGAAGGTGTCAAGGGAAATGCAAAAAACATAGAACCTGTGGTTGTTGAGTCAGCAAACAATGGTCCTGTTACTTTCACTGTTGCTGATCCTATTGTGGAGGAGCCTGTGAATGGCTTCCATAATGAGAAACCTGAAAGCagtaattcaaaaaatatttttgccaCAGAAAATGGTCCCCTGAAGTCTGATGCGGTGAATTCAGAAAgagatggagatggagatggagatggtgatggtgatggtgatggtgatggtgatggtgatgatTTCTTTGATCCTCAGGAATCAATGAGTTTTACAAGCAACACTGAAGGAGAGGATTTTAATGGTGCTGAACATTCTTTGAAGCTTACTACTCCAATGGGAGAGTTTTATGATGCTTGGGAAGGTACTtgccttttcttctttctttgctATGCggttttttatcattttgtttgCTATTAGCATGCCATGGTTAGGCTTATGTAGTGGAAGATACTTGGAGGCTTGGAATGGCAGTTGGCATTGTTTctgtatatacatatatatacatattcatTTTCCAGACCTTTTTTACTTGTCACATGTGAAGGAGAAGTTGTTTGCATCATGATTGGATATAGGAATACTCAAGTCTCCaccattgatttatttttggtCATGATGCCAGTATGATGATAGTCAATAGagttttctacaatttttttccatttttcaagGTAGCCCGCATGATATATTATCCTTGAAAactgatttttcaatttttatgacTAATGATGTGTTGATATGTCTATATGTTGGTTTATTAGTTATGCAGTATTAGGGACATTGAAATTATATTTCCATGTCTTACAATATAGGCAGAGTGACTTAAATTTTTAACATGCTTTAGAACTATCTTCTGAGGGTGCACAACAACCTTCGCATCGTGAGATTGAAGATGAAATGCGTGAAATAAGATTGAGTTTATTGACGGAGATCGAGAAGCGGAAACAAGCAGAAGAAGCACTGAAAAATATGCGAAATGTGTGGCAGACAATTAGCCAACAGTTATCTCTTGTGGGGTTGACACTCCCTGCTGATCTTGCTGTTGTGGGTGAGGATGGGCAACCGGATGTTGATATCGCACAAGAATTGAGCCAACAAGTTTCTATTGCTCGTTTTGTATCAGATTCCATTGGGAGGGGGATTGCGAAAGCTCAGGTGGAGATGGAGATGGAAGCTCAAATAGATTCAAAGAACTTTGAGATTGCTCGGTTATGGGACCGATTGCATTATTATGATGCTGTGAACCGGGAGATGTCTCAGAGGAACCAAGAAGGTTTAGGTAAGATTTCTGcactgtctttttttttttttttaattattatcaaatttttatttctcttatttacCTCAAACCATGTGTTTAAACTTTCTGAAATTTTTGAGGCATGCTTTATTAATTTCTGTTCAGTATAATTTGTGTTTAGTTATATGCCTCTGTGTGTGTGCATTCATTATTTTTGCCCTTCATCCTGGTCATTTAGAGTAGGGACACATGATATGTGCTAGTGTGTCTAATATGCTTAAGTCATGATATGTGCTAGTGTGTgtatgtgttattttttctcatCCTGGTGTTTTAGAGTAGGACCCATTATATGTGCTAGTGTGTCTAATTCTAATACGCTTAAGTCGTGGATAAATTACTATGCTATTGGTTGTCTTCACACTCTTTGAACTTGTTTAATAAGAATAGTATCATAAGTTCTTACGCTGAGGAAAAGCTTCATTGTCTGGCAACAACATGACTCTTTTTAGTCATGCTAATTGATCCTGTTACTTCCTTTTGAATTAGTGAATGGGCCTTCTATTGGACAGTCTTGCTTGGGCATGTAGGAACAGTTGGAGGTTTGGCATGGTGAGAAAATCATATGGAGAGAATTACTCAAATTCTATTATTCTAGAGAGTTAAACCCAGGAATGTAatacataaataagaaaaataaaataataatcaaaatgcATTgcatgatttttctttctttctttcttttttccttttgtttttaaggtTGAGCCTTAAATGAAAGGAAGTTTCTGCTGTGCATACATATCAATTCTGTATGAGAATTTAGTCATTGTACTTGGGTTGGTTATAATCTTGAAGATAGTTATTTTGAAGTGGTAAAATTTATCACACAAAACTGGTGCTACGAAAAAAAGGATTTTGTCCATCTAGTTATCTTAAACTTAGAACAAGTAGTCCATAATTCTTTAGTTCTAGTTGTTACATGCCTACTGGTTGCGAGTTCATAAAATAAGGAAGGTATAGTTTGATGATTCTTTTTACTCATCTTGTTGTTCCACATGTTAGTTCACATATGTATCCTGTTGATGTTAACCATCTATTGAAGATATATGTGATTGCATCCTCATTCTCCCTTCTATATGTCAGTGCACTAATTGGTGAGTATAACACTGGATACCTGTTTCAGTGCCAGATAGCTTCAGAATAGTTTCAAGCATGTCTGTAATACCTCTCTCCCACTTTTCACTGTACTTGTGTCTCAGACTTGCATCTGAACTCTCTTCCATATGTTAGTGTGCTTATTTGAGAGTAGCAATAGACACCTGCTTCAGGGCCAGATAACTTCAAAATTGTTTCAAGCATGTTCGTTGTTCCTAACTCTCTGTTGCCTCCCTCTTGGACTTGTGTTAAAAACATCACAAAGATATACATGATGCCTGGATTGGT contains:
- the LOC100259904 gene encoding uncharacterized protein LOC100259904, which gives rise to MPTFTAIALDRLLEPGASKTVMKSASDLKPVPDLKLERRNSTSTVTTENKPLWSQISPALYATPEATPLPDSPSSFPPSPYIINHKRRGPRLIKSFSQYDVPSGQKIADGEGVKGNAKNIEPVVVESANNGPVTFTVADPIVEEPVNGFHNEKPESSNSKNIFATENGPLKSDAVNSERDGDGDGDGDGDGDGDGDGDDFFDPQESMSFTSNTEGEDFNGAEHSLKLTTPMGEFYDAWEELSSEGAQQPSHREIEDEMREIRLSLLTEIEKRKQAEEALKNMRNVWQTISQQLSLVGLTLPADLAVVGEDGQPDVDIAQELSQQVSIARFVSDSIGRGIAKAQVEMEMEAQIDSKNFEIARLWDRLHYYDAVNREMSQRNQEGLELARRERQLRKRRQRWVWGSIAAVITVGTAALAWSYLPTGQGSSGEDHFEASEHDHETK